One window from the genome of Rubinisphaera margarita encodes:
- a CDS encoding imm11 family protein, which yields MGRTDAIKEEGFNVGDCIRCPTCSRPLSMLEWLPPYRVELESWGKHYGDVADIGDVLIVSERFVDVFRHHELRGLESIEPVDLVKVVHRRVKPTEPAPRYFKATVVRSPTMIDQRASGYVWQDESKVCPECLFDTLKRYDRLVIKEETWNGDDIFFPRGGNGPITSDRFRTTFHEQGLVGAVFIPTAEDHYDFFPWESAAEPTR from the coding sequence ATGGGACGAACCGATGCCATCAAAGAAGAGGGATTCAACGTAGGCGACTGTATTCGCTGTCCCACGTGTAGTCGTCCGCTGTCGATGCTTGAATGGTTGCCGCCGTATCGAGTTGAATTGGAGTCTTGGGGCAAGCATTACGGTGATGTTGCTGACATCGGTGATGTATTAATCGTTTCCGAACGCTTTGTGGACGTATTTCGACATCACGAGTTGCGTGGGTTGGAGAGCATTGAGCCGGTTGATCTTGTCAAGGTGGTCCACCGCCGTGTCAAGCCAACAGAACCGGCTCCCCGCTACTTCAAAGCGACCGTCGTGCGAAGCCCGACGATGATCGATCAAAGAGCGTCGGGATATGTGTGGCAGGACGAATCAAAAGTTTGCCCTGAATGTTTGTTCGATACGCTCAAGCGATATGATCGGCTTGTCATCAAGGAAGAGACGTGGAACGGCGACGACATCTTCTTTCCACGTGGCGGCAATGGACCGATCACCAGTGATCGGTTCCGAACGACCTTCCACGAACAAGGCTTGGTTGGAGCGGTCTTCATTCCCACTGCTGAAGACCATTACGATTTCTTCCCGTGGGAATCTGCGGCTGAACCAACACGTTAG